The genomic window CCGTAGCCGCGGCGCGCGGCGATCTGTTCGGGACGCTCGGGAGTTGATTCCAACTTCGCAGCCATCGCGATCGGCTATTTCGGTTCCCAGCCCGGACGATACTCGCGAGCCCAAAGCCGCATCGCATCGTCGTCGTGCAGAATGTGGCCGGTCTGCGGATCGCAGTCAAGAGCGCGGCCGACACGGTAGGCGATGTTGCCGAGATGGCAGAGGAGGGCCGATTTGTGCCCTTCCTCGATGTCGGCATGAGGGCGGCGCCCGGCGCGAACGCTCGCGAC from Pirellulales bacterium includes these protein-coding regions:
- a CDS encoding gfo/Idh/MocA family oxidoreductase; its protein translation is VASVRAGRRPHADIEEGHKSALLCHLGNIAYRVGRALDCDPQTGHILHDDDAMRLWAREYRPGWEPK